The following coding sequences are from one Culex quinquefasciatus strain JHB chromosome 1, VPISU_Cqui_1.0_pri_paternal, whole genome shotgun sequence window:
- the LOC119769896 gene encoding uncharacterized protein LOC119769896, whose translation MATKAVHLDIVGDLSADSFIAALKRLAARRGVPKTLFCDNGTNFVGARRTLNEFARLLKTQQAKDQVVRSCSADGIQFQFIPPRTPHFGGIWEAAVKSLKNHLRRTVGNANLTAEQMSTFFAQAEACLNSRPLTPISNNPDDLDVLTPGHFLVHRPLIAIPKPSYEEIATNRLSQWQMIQEYLRPLWKRWSTEYLSGLQQRTRWTHERDNIRIGTMVLVKEDNLPPQKWRIGRVIEIFPGKDGHVRIIKLRTPDGVYTRAITRQPAQDSQ comes from the coding sequence ATGGCAACCAAGGCAGTTCATCTTGATATTGTTGGCGACCTTTCTGCTGACTCATTCATCGCCGCTCTGAAAAGACTAGCGGCCCGTCGCGGAGTGCCGAAGACGCTGTTTTGCGACAACGGCACAAATTTTGTCGGTGCACGGCGCACGCTGAACGAGTTCGCGCGGCTGCTCAAAACTCAGCAAGCAAAGGATCAGGTCGTGCGCAGCTGCTCGGCCGATGGTATCCAGTTCCAATTCATCCCTCCTCGGACGCCACACTTCGGAGGCATCTGGGAAGCGGCCGTCAAGTCCCTCAAGAACCATCTCCGCCGTACTGTCGGCAACGCAAACCTGACTGCTGAGCAGATGTCCACCTTTTTCGCCCAAGCTGAAGCCTGCTTGAACTCGCGGCCACTTACACCGATCTCCAACAACCCGGACGATCTGGACGTTCTAACACCGGGACACTTCCTGGTGCACAGACCGCTGATCGCCATACCGAAACCTTCGTATGAGGAGATTGCTACGAACCGCCTGTCTCAGTGGCAGATGATCCAAGAGTACCTTCGTCCTCTGTGGAAACGCTGGTCCACGGAATACCTCTCCGGCCTTCAGCAGCGCACTCGGTGGACTCACGAAAGGGACAACATCCGCATCGGGACAATGGTCCTGGTGAAAGAGGACAACCTTCCGCCGCAGAAGTGGCGCATTGGCAGAGTCATCGAGATCTTCCCCGGCAAGGACGGGCATGTTCGTATCATCAAGCTTCGCACACCGGACGGCGTCTACACGCGTGCCATCACTCGGCAGCCGGCTCAGGACTCACAGTAG
- the LOC119765521 gene encoding uncharacterized protein LOC119765521, with protein MCWQDIRKVTNMDLSTLLEMVEFCLDNSYFCFRDKIYIQTFGTAMGSPVSPILADYVMEILLLNVINKLDFEIPLICKYVDDLLLSLPKDKIQQTLATFNAYNPHLQFTMEEEVDNKIPYLDTLVIRNPDQTLATQWYAKPIASGRLLNFHSFHPLSMKVNLAYIYIKRVKTLTTNQTPQELKQIIFKNLRLNDYPAALINRLVNQVQNSAEPPNNRTAAVFNNTQVQQGTQSATTPNSNTTNPPEAAVFRSLPYIPTLTPALTSVLKKDFPNVKIAQKSIQTTSQILKNVKDPVNPLQQYNVIYSIPCGNCDMSYIGLTTNQLKNRISGHRANINKYQKLVEGGITNTDVQLARLGEITALLEHTINYKHDFDLTQVKIIDKTFKPSALSVLEMCHIANTDKTVNRRTDVYGLSNTYSGILHTIKPSVTRRNNPLSDISNHTQTHRWDHLSDTHRHTILYES; from the coding sequence ATGTGCTGGCAAGACATCCGCAAGGTAACCAACATGGATCTCTCCACACTGCTAGAGATGGTTGAGTTCTGTCTGGACAACAGCTATTTCTGCTTCAGGGACAAGATCTACATACAGACGTTTGGAACGGCTATGGGCAGCCCCGTTTCACCCATTCTGGCCGACTACGTCATGGAGATCCTACTACTGAACGTCATCAACAAACTGGACTTCGAAATACCGCTTATTTGTAAATATGTAGACGATTTACTTCTAAGTTTACCCAAAGACAAAATCCAACAAACTCTTGCGACATTCAACGCCTACAACCCCCATCTGCAGTTCACCATGGAAGAGGAGGTGGACAACAAAATCCCATATTTGGACACCCTGGTGATACGCAATCCGGACCAGACACTGGCCACCCAGTGGTACGCGAAACCCATCGCGTCTGGAAGATTGTTGAACTTCCATTCGTTCCACCCACTCAGCATGAAGGTAAACCTAGCGTACATCTACATCAAGCGAGTCAAAACTTTGACCACAAACCAAACACCGCAAGAGCTGAAGCAGATCATCTTTAAAAACCTACGGCTGAACGACTACCCGGCCGCACTGATCAACAGGTTGGTCAACCAGGTACAAAACTCAGCTGAGCCACCAAACAACAGGACAGCAGCCGTCTTCAACAACACCCAGGTACAGCAAGGTACACAATCTGCAACAACACCAAACTCGAACACCACCAATCCGCCAGAAGCCGCAGTTTTCCGATCCCTACCATACATTCCAACACTCACTCCTGCCCTCACCAGTGTCCTGAAAAAAGATTTCCCAAACGTTAAAATAGCCCAAAAATCCATCCAAACCACCTCGCAAATCCTAAAAAACGTCAAAGATCCCGTGAATCCACTCCAACAGTACAATGTCATCTACAGTATACCGTGTGGAAACTGTGACATGTCGTACATCGGTTTGACAACAAACCAGCTCAAAAATAGAATTTCTGGACATCGAGCAAATATCAACAAATACCAAAAACTTGTTGAAGGGGGGATCACTAACACTGATGTGCAGTTGGCCAGACTGGGAGAAATTACTGCTTTACTTGAACATACAATCAACTACAAACATGATTTTGATCTCACCCAGGTCAAGATCAttgataaaacatttaaacCCTCTGCTTTATCAGTGTTGGAAATGTGTCACATCGCCAATACGGACAAGACGGTCAACCGCCGTACTGACGTATATGGCCTAAGTAACACATACTCGGGGATTCTACACACTATCAAACCATCTGTAACACGAAGAAACAATCCTCTCTCGGATATCTCCAACCACACACAAACCCACCGTTGGGATCATCTAAGTGATACCCACCGCCACACCATATTGTATGAAAGCTAA
- the LOC6049648 gene encoding aspartate carbamoyltransferase: protein MQRLGGRVIYMDETSFPVTKGETLEDSILVMAGCSDVVVLRYPESGAVSKAAHICRKPLINAGDGIGEHPTQALLDIFTIRKEIGTEWSAHYYGGGFAAWQDGALSHTFLLRRGQFAGVDRHGHRQTIGSGRHGQINY from the exons ATGCAACGTCTCGGAGGTCGCGTTATCTACATGGACGAAACGAGCTTCCCCGTCACGAAGGGCGAGACCCTCGAGGACAGCATCCTCGTGATGGCTGGCTGCTCGGACGTGGTAGTGCTGCGATATCCGGAATCGGGAGCGGTCTCGAAGGCGGCCCACATCTGCCGAAAGCCGTTGATCAACGCCGGCGACGGTATCGGGGAACATCCCACGCAAGCCCTGCTGGACATCTTCACCATCAGGAAGGAAATCGGAACGGAATGGTCAGCCCATTACTATGGTGGAGGATTTGCAGCATGGCAGGACGGTGCACTG TCGCACACGTTCCTGCTCCGGCGCGGCCAGTTCGCCGGCGTTGATCGACACGGCCACCGTCAAACCATTGGGAGTGGCCGTCACGGACAAATCAACTACTGA